One window of Desulfarculus baarsii DSM 2075 genomic DNA carries:
- a CDS encoding peptidylprolyl isomerase has product MRRNSLARRLGLAILAAVVAAFCISAGVASAQVRQGENPMVKFTTSMGDIVIELYPDKAPITVQNFLNYVNKGHYAGTVFHRVVPGFVIQGGGLRADMGMKATDKPIKNEADNGLKNTHYSLSMARTQIPDSATCQFFINLADNEFLDHTAKTPDGWGYAVFGKVVEGQDVVDKIGAVKTGNKGHHSDVPLESVVIEKAEVLEK; this is encoded by the coding sequence ATGAGGCGAAATTCCCTGGCCCGCCGCTTGGGCCTGGCGATTCTGGCGGCCGTTGTCGCGGCCTTTTGCATCAGCGCCGGCGTGGCCTCGGCCCAGGTCCGGCAGGGAGAAAATCCGATGGTCAAATTCACCACCAGCATGGGCGACATCGTAATCGAGCTTTACCCCGACAAGGCCCCGATCACGGTGCAGAACTTTCTTAATTACGTCAACAAGGGCCATTACGCCGGCACGGTCTTTCACCGCGTGGTGCCCGGCTTCGTGATCCAGGGCGGCGGCCTGCGCGCCGACATGGGCATGAAGGCCACCGACAAGCCCATCAAGAACGAGGCCGACAACGGCCTGAAGAACACCCACTACAGCCTGTCCATGGCCCGCACCCAGATCCCCGACAGCGCCACCTGCCAGTTCTTCATCAATCTGGCCGACAACGAGTTCCTCGACCACACCGCCAAGACGCCCGACGGCTGGGGTTACGCCGTCTTTGGCAAGGTCGTCGAGGGCCAGGACGTGGTCGACAAAATCGGCGCGGTCAAGACCGGCAACAAGGGCCATCACTCCGACGTGCCCCTGGAGTCGGTGGTCATCGAAAAGGCCGAAGTGCTGGAGAAATAG
- a CDS encoding ACT domain-containing protein produces MKNERVFLVVMGGDQKGIIARVSGLLFEQDCNIVDVQQKVMDGTFVMTMLVDIGDSKLGPSGLRGALEQLGERLGLTIMLHSEAVIKAMHRV; encoded by the coding sequence ATGAAAAACGAACGGGTATTTTTGGTGGTGATGGGCGGCGACCAAAAGGGCATCATCGCCCGGGTCAGCGGCCTGTTGTTCGAGCAGGACTGCAACATCGTCGACGTCCAGCAAAAGGTCATGGACGGCACCTTCGTCATGACCATGCTCGTCGACATCGGCGACTCCAAGCTGGGGCCTTCGGGCCTGCGCGGCGCGTTGGAGCAGCTTGGCGAGCGCCTGGGCCTGACGATCATGCTACACAGCGAGGCCGTGATCAAGGCCATGCACAGGGTTTGA
- the nth gene encoding endonuclease III, producing the protein MAARGADKAWSRPQPQRVAAILAELDKLYPAAQCALRFADAWQLLVATILSAQCTDERVNMVTPEFFARWPGPAQAAAADQAQVEEVIRSTGFFRNKAKAIIGAARAVLERHGGQVPAAMDDLTGLPGVGRKTANVVLGNAFGVPGITVDTHVKRLAGLLGLSDQADPDKIEQQLMEIIPEERWTLFSHQMILHGRQVCPARKPRCGQCALAPHCPHGQSVLAGPEGQRRKP; encoded by the coding sequence GTGGCGGCGCGGGGCGCGGACAAGGCCTGGTCAAGGCCCCAACCCCAGCGGGTGGCGGCCATCCTGGCCGAGTTGGACAAGCTCTACCCGGCGGCCCAATGCGCCCTGCGCTTCGCCGACGCCTGGCAGTTGCTGGTGGCCACGATCCTTTCGGCCCAATGCACCGACGAGCGGGTCAACATGGTCACGCCCGAGTTCTTCGCGCGCTGGCCCGGCCCGGCCCAGGCGGCGGCGGCCGATCAGGCCCAGGTCGAGGAGGTTATCCGCTCCACCGGCTTTTTTCGCAACAAGGCCAAGGCGATCATCGGCGCGGCCAGGGCGGTGCTCGAGCGCCACGGCGGGCAGGTTCCCGCCGCGATGGATGACCTGACGGGCCTGCCCGGCGTGGGCCGCAAGACGGCCAACGTAGTCTTGGGCAACGCCTTTGGCGTGCCGGGCATAACCGTCGACACCCACGTCAAGCGCCTGGCCGGTTTGTTGGGCCTCAGCGATCAGGCCGACCCCGACAAGATCGAACAACAACTGATGGAGATCATCCCCGAGGAGCGTTGGACATTGTTCAGCCACCAGATGATCCTGCACGGCCGCCAGGTCTGCCCGGCCCGCAAGCCCCGTTGCGGCCAGTGCGCCCTGGCGCCCCACTGTCCCCACGGCCAGAGCGTCCTTGCCGGGCCCGAGGGCCAAAGACGAAAGCCATGA
- a CDS encoding methyl-accepting chemotaxis protein → MSFSIGKSMGAKIVTLALGAAMVMALTYVWVIPKVSDSIYDEKRLKTRHVVETAVSVAEYFVKQEADGKLTRDQAQKMTLDVLRELRYETNDYFWINDLDGVMLMHPFSKDLIGKPTAGIKDADGKAFFAEMVSLAKSAGKGFVDYKWTKPGADKAVDKVSYIQAIPAWQWLVGSGIYVDDVEEQIGHLTMIIVGVVAIIFALTVLASLMLARSVTTPLKKTVAMIKDIAQGQGDLTARMEVMSKDEIGVLAAEFNRFVEKLHDIIVQVRQSTDVVSQSTMEISQGNQDLSERVQQQASAIEETASAMEEMTSSVKQEADHARQANQMAQKTAHMAQEGGQVVQRTIEAMAAVSESSKKISEIINVVNEIAFQTNLLALNAAVEAARAGEAGRGFAVVAGEVRNLAGRSATAAKEIQGLITDSVVKVEQGNQLVTESGRLLTEIIANVQNVADIAGEIDAAIQEQAMGIEEVNKAVAQMDQGVQQNAALVEEAASASEEMASAADVMRQQMAGFKVNFEGQPLAAAKKKPTKPAPVAAARPMTHRPAAKPAAKPAAKAAPAKSAAKASSSDDFFEGVELEGFEEF, encoded by the coding sequence TGGGCGCGAAAATCGTCACCCTGGCCCTGGGCGCGGCCATGGTCATGGCCCTGACTTATGTCTGGGTCATCCCCAAGGTGTCCGACTCCATCTACGACGAAAAACGGCTCAAAACCCGTCACGTGGTGGAGACGGCGGTCTCGGTGGCCGAATACTTCGTCAAACAGGAGGCCGACGGCAAACTGACCAGGGATCAGGCCCAGAAAATGACCCTGGACGTGCTGCGCGAGCTGCGCTACGAAACCAACGACTATTTCTGGATCAACGACCTTGACGGCGTGATGTTGATGCATCCGTTCAGCAAGGATTTGATCGGCAAGCCGACCGCTGGCATCAAGGACGCCGACGGCAAGGCCTTTTTCGCCGAGATGGTCAGCCTGGCCAAGTCGGCGGGCAAGGGCTTTGTCGATTACAAATGGACCAAGCCCGGCGCCGACAAGGCGGTGGACAAGGTCTCCTACATCCAGGCCATCCCCGCCTGGCAGTGGCTGGTGGGCAGCGGCATCTACGTTGACGACGTGGAGGAGCAGATCGGCCATCTGACGATGATCATCGTGGGCGTGGTGGCCATTATTTTCGCCCTTACCGTGCTGGCCAGCCTGATGTTGGCCCGCTCTGTGACCACGCCGCTGAAAAAGACCGTGGCCATGATCAAGGACATCGCCCAAGGCCAGGGCGACCTGACCGCCCGCATGGAGGTCATGTCCAAGGACGAGATCGGCGTGTTGGCCGCCGAATTCAACCGTTTCGTGGAAAAGCTCCACGACATCATCGTCCAGGTGCGCCAGTCCACCGACGTGGTCAGCCAATCGACCATGGAGATCAGCCAGGGCAACCAGGATCTCAGCGAGCGGGTGCAGCAGCAGGCCTCGGCCATCGAGGAGACGGCCAGCGCCATGGAAGAAATGACCAGCTCGGTCAAGCAGGAGGCCGACCACGCCCGCCAGGCCAACCAGATGGCCCAGAAAACCGCCCACATGGCCCAGGAGGGCGGGCAGGTCGTCCAGCGGACCATCGAGGCCATGGCCGCCGTCAGCGAATCCAGCAAGAAGATCAGCGAGATTATCAACGTCGTCAACGAGATCGCCTTCCAGACCAATCTGCTGGCCCTCAACGCCGCCGTGGAGGCGGCCCGGGCTGGCGAGGCCGGCCGTGGCTTCGCCGTGGTGGCCGGAGAAGTGCGCAACCTGGCCGGGCGTAGCGCCACCGCGGCCAAGGAGATTCAGGGGCTGATCACCGATAGCGTGGTCAAGGTCGAACAGGGCAATCAACTGGTCACCGAGAGCGGCCGACTGCTGACCGAGATCATCGCCAACGTTCAGAACGTGGCCGACATCGCCGGCGAGATCGACGCGGCCATCCAAGAGCAGGCCATGGGCATCGAGGAAGTCAACAAGGCCGTGGCCCAGATGGACCAGGGCGTGCAGCAAAACGCCGCCTTGGTCGAGGAGGCCGCTTCGGCCAGCGAGGAGATGGCCTCGGCCGCCGATGTGATGCGCCAGCAGATGGCCGGCTTCAAGGTCAATTTCGAGGGCCAGCCTTTGGCGGCGGCCAAGAAAAAGCCGACCAAGCCGGCCCCGGTGGCGGCCGCGCGGCCGATGACCCATCGCCCAGCGGCCAAACCAGCCGCCAAGCCGGCGGCCAAGGCCGCTCCGGCCAAATCGGCGGCCAAGGCCTCGTCGTCGGACGATTTCTTCGAGGGCGTCGAGTTGGAGGGGTTCGAGGAATTTTGA